The sequence GTTTTTCAGCTGGCTTGCCGAAACTATTCCGGCATGGCAGATCTGTTTTTCCCCCGAAGGAAGCGATCCCGCACGATTAGGCAAAGAAATACTGGAACAGATTGATCCCCATATGAGCGGCGGGCAAAAGGGATTGTCCATCGTTTGACATTTTACGCCTTGCATGATAAAATTCGAACGATGGATGTTTCTGACCAGATGCGGCCAATCCGCACGGATGATATGGCTTTTCGGGTGTTCGGTGATGAGGCGGTTGTTATCAGCCCGGCTGAGAGCAAGGTTAGAATGCTCAATTCACCGGCATCTCGCATTTGGCAATTGGCCGACG is a genomic window of Chloroflexota bacterium containing:
- a CDS encoding PqqD family protein, which gives rise to MTFYALHDKIRTMDVSDQMRPIRTDDMAFRVFGDEAVVISPAESKVRMLNSPASRIWQLADGTRTIDEIATAVTLEYDVDLPAARKDVSRFVEELVDKGLLKWAA